From a single Silene latifolia isolate original U9 population chromosome 6, ASM4854445v1, whole genome shotgun sequence genomic region:
- the LOC141586203 gene encoding bidirectional sugar transporter SWEET17-like translates to MAAASLSFIVGILGNIISLLVFASPIRTFQKIIVKKSTENYKSLPYISTLLSTSLWTFYGYLKPGGLLIMTVNGAGTVLQLIYITLFIIFATKEKKIKTLIALGVLNIGFVGVVIAVNLLAIHGSLRITVVGSVCAALTIFMYASPLTAMRTVIKKKSVEYMPFFLSLFLFLNAGVWSVYSVLVKDYFMGVPNGIGFVLGSTQLILYTIYKNKAEPIKSMDKITSAEIKEGSGHVVIGLTDEEKEATNNSDKLPNKTLGKGNSDPNPKPGLTRQISSLPVILKSLSLGPYDINYSFSRDKNGDIIGIVEDS, encoded by the exons ATGGCTGCCGCTAGTTTAAGCTTCATTGTTGGCATTTTAG GAAATATTATTTCACTCTTAGTCTTTGCTTCTCCAAT ACGGACATTTCAGAAAATAATAGTGAAGAAATCGACAGAAAACTACAAGTCATTGCCATACATAAGCACACTACTAAGCACAAGTTTATGGACATTCTACGGTTATCTCAAGCCTGGAGGTTTGCTTATAATGACTGTTAATGGCGCCGGCACTGTTCTACAGCTAATTTATATCACTCTCTTCATCATCTTTGCTACCAAGGAAAAGAAG ATTAAAACATTAATCGCGTTGGGAGTATTAAACATCGGCTTTGTGGGAGTAGTAATAGCCGTAAATCTGCTAGCAATACATGGAAGCCTTCGGATAACGGTGGTGGGATCCGTTTGTGCAGCATTAACCATATTCATGTATGCTTCTCCTTTAACTGCAATG AGAACTGTGATCAAGAAGAAGAGTGTGGAGTACATGCCATTCTTTCTGTCattgttcctttttctcaatgCTGGAGTATGGTCTGTTTACTCTGTTTTGGTTAAGGACTACTTTATGGGG GTACCGAATGGAATTGGGTTTGTGCTAGGATCAACCCAATTGATCCTATACACTATATACAAAAACAAAGCCGAGCCCATAAAATCAATGGACAAAATTACATCTGCAGAAATTAAAGAGGGTTCGGGTCATGTTGTAATCGGGCTCACTGATGAAGAAAAGGAGGCAACAAACAATAGTGACAAGCTCCCAAATAAGACACTGGGCAAGGGAAATAGCGATCCAAACCCGAAACCCGGTTTAACCCGACAAATTAGTTCCTTACCCGTAATACTTAAATCACTTTCGTTAGGGCCTTATGATATTAACTATAGTTTCTCTCGTGACAAGAATGGTGACATTATTGGGATCGTGGAGGATTCATGA